In Polyangiaceae bacterium, a single genomic region encodes these proteins:
- a CDS encoding PAS domain-containing protein has protein sequence MDGSTPRQSIDTETLRARIFALEHSLKRAEAELAASRASETEMRAVLSAMTDVVLVMDSTGRYVRIAPTAPNKLYKPSDELVGKRLHEVMPAEAADFFLSKIEACLRSQGLVTMEYSLPINGSDTWFFANISPMTGDLVVIVARDVTDRKRMEEEAAENARRQAVIEAQNAALAELSTPLIPITDGIVVMPLIGTLDSQRMVQVMDTLLRGISERSARTVILDLTGISVVDSQVADALVQAARGVQLLGAEVIFTGIRRDVAQTLIHIQANLGGVVTRGTLQSGISFAMGGQFRNSVAGPRPQGRG, from the coding sequence ATGGACGGCTCCACACCTCGTCAATCGATTGACACAGAGACCCTTCGCGCTCGTATTTTCGCGCTCGAACATTCATTGAAGCGAGCCGAAGCCGAGCTCGCGGCATCCCGCGCTTCCGAAACTGAAATGCGGGCCGTCCTGTCGGCAATGACGGACGTGGTGCTCGTCATGGACTCGACGGGTCGTTATGTGAGGATTGCGCCGACCGCGCCGAATAAGCTGTACAAGCCCAGCGATGAGCTGGTCGGCAAGAGGTTGCACGAGGTCATGCCGGCCGAGGCGGCGGATTTTTTCCTTTCCAAGATCGAGGCATGTTTGCGTTCGCAGGGGCTGGTCACAATGGAGTACAGCCTCCCGATCAATGGCAGCGATACGTGGTTTTTTGCCAATATCTCGCCGATGACGGGCGACCTCGTCGTCATCGTGGCGCGCGACGTCACCGATCGTAAGCGGATGGAGGAGGAGGCCGCGGAGAATGCGCGGCGGCAAGCGGTCATCGAGGCGCAGAACGCGGCGCTGGCGGAGCTGTCGACGCCGCTCATCCCCATTACCGACGGCATCGTCGTGATGCCGCTCATCGGCACGCTCGATTCTCAGCGCATGGTGCAGGTCATGGACACGCTGCTTCGAGGCATTTCGGAGCGCAGCGCACGGACGGTCATCCTCGACCTGACGGGCATTTCGGTGGTCGACTCGCAGGTCGCCGACGCGCTCGTGCAGGCTGCGCGAGGGGTCCAGCTCCTCGGCGCGGAGGTGATTTTTACGGGGATCCGTCGAGACGTGGCCCAGACATTGATCCATATCCAGGCCAACCTGGGCGGCGTCGTGACCCGCGGCACGCTTCAGAGCGGAATTTCCTTCGCAATGGGCGGGCAGTTCCGAAATAGCGTTGCAGGCCCGCGCCCTCAGGGACGCGGATAA